In Propionimicrobium sp. PCR01-08-3, one DNA window encodes the following:
- a CDS encoding NAD(P)-binding domain-containing protein, whose protein sequence is MASVLLLADAVLARPVLAVARPRGSQPTRIGIRIAMRSWTTSPAMHLGWTRTSDTNDESRRWPRQRTDSRRGATGFEVRAHRVIVASRSFDAPYTPPIPGIDAFGGRVLHVAQYRSPGEFAGARVSIVGAGNSAVQIAAELATVARVDMHSRRPIRWQRQCILGKDLHWWLVRTGFDRAGVLDSLVPVTTPVLDDGRYRAALRRAAVGWNPMPVRASKADDS, encoded by the coding sequence ATGGCCTCGGTACTACTACTCGCTGACGCTGTTCTCGCCCGCCCGGTTCTCGCAGTTGCCCGGCCTCGGGGTTCCCAGCCGACCCGGATCGGTATCCGCATCGCGATGAGGTCGTGGACTACCTCACCCGCTATGCATCTCGGTTGGACGCGGACATCCGATACCAACGACGAGTCACGTCGCTGGCCCAGACAGCGAACGGACTCGCGGCGCGGGGCGACGGGGTTCGAAGTGCGAGCGCACCGCGTCATTGTTGCGTCACGAAGCTTCGACGCTCCGTACACCCCACCGATCCCCGGCATCGACGCTTTCGGCGGGCGCGTTCTCCACGTGGCGCAGTACCGCAGCCCCGGCGAGTTCGCGGGGGCTCGGGTCTCGATAGTCGGTGCCGGCAACTCCGCAGTACAGATCGCTGCCGAACTCGCGACAGTGGCTCGAGTGGACATGCACTCACGTCGCCCGATCCGATGGCAACGACAGTGCATCCTGGGCAAAGACCTACATTGGTGGCTTGTCCGCACAGGCTTCGACCGAGCAGGAGTTCTCGACTCACTGGTTCCGGTGACGACGCCGGTACTGGATGACGGTCGCTACCGCGCGGCCCTTCGACGCGCAGCGGTCGGATGGAACCCGATGCCCGTGCGCGCATCCAAGGCGGACGACTCGTAG
- a CDS encoding arsenate reductase ArsC, giving the protein MTDPKPSVLFVCIHNAGRSQMAAGYLRHLAGDRIEVRSAGSMPADQINPIAVEAMREEGIDITAEQPKVLTPEAVQASDVVITMGCGDACPYYPGKRYEDWKLDDPAGQGIDAVRPIRNDIRARIEGLIASLAG; this is encoded by the coding sequence ATGACCGACCCCAAGCCGTCCGTGCTGTTCGTCTGCATCCACAACGCCGGCCGCTCCCAGATGGCAGCCGGCTACCTCCGCCACCTCGCCGGCGATCGCATCGAGGTCCGCTCCGCCGGCTCCATGCCCGCCGACCAGATCAACCCCATCGCCGTCGAAGCAATGCGAGAAGAGGGCATCGACATCACCGCAGAGCAGCCCAAGGTGCTCACGCCCGAGGCCGTCCAGGCCTCAGACGTCGTAATCACGATGGGGTGCGGCGACGCCTGCCCCTACTACCCGGGCAAGCGCTACGAGGACTGGAAGCTCGACGACCCCGCCGGTCAGGGCATCGACGCTGTGCGGCCGATCCGCAACGACATCCGCGCCCGCATTGAAGGACTGATCGCCTCTCTCGCCGGCTAG
- a CDS encoding metalloregulator ArsR/SmtB family transcription factor — translation MTETPTTVETCAPAEAHAIGLDAATTVANTLKALADPLRLRMLSAIATDPRGESCVCDLAELADVSQPTISHHLKVLKDTGLLTSQRRGTWVYYRIVATRHAAVTALLDGFASTVTASPAEGRPESPREVDSHVIDRLAEELADEYDTLSRDLVVTMVRESYAGLLRSAKIARHLVPLTERFARQRLTDLTRDRETGVPQVLFVCVQNAGRSQLAAALVNQMADGKVVARSAGSRPAPDVHPHVRSLLTEIEGEDAATERFPKPLTDDAVRAADVVITMGCGDVCPIIPGVRYEDWAVGDPALASAEGVEAIRDDIAARVRILLDSLTTR, via the coding sequence ATGACCGAGACACCCACAACGGTCGAGACGTGCGCACCTGCCGAGGCGCACGCAATCGGCCTGGACGCGGCCACCACCGTGGCCAACACACTGAAGGCACTGGCGGACCCGCTCCGGCTCCGGATGCTGTCGGCCATCGCCACCGACCCGCGCGGCGAGTCCTGCGTCTGCGACCTCGCCGAACTCGCCGACGTCTCCCAGCCCACCATCTCCCACCACCTGAAGGTACTGAAGGACACCGGCCTGCTCACCTCCCAACGGCGTGGCACGTGGGTGTACTACCGCATCGTCGCCACCCGACACGCGGCCGTCACCGCCCTCCTCGACGGCTTCGCATCCACCGTCACCGCCAGCCCCGCCGAGGGCCGGCCCGAGTCCCCGCGTGAGGTCGACTCGCACGTCATCGATCGCCTCGCCGAAGAACTGGCCGACGAATACGACACGCTGAGTCGTGACCTGGTGGTCACGATGGTGCGGGAGTCCTACGCCGGCCTCCTCCGGTCCGCGAAGATTGCCCGACATCTGGTGCCGCTCACCGAGCGCTTCGCCCGCCAGCGCCTCACCGATCTCACCCGCGACCGCGAGACGGGTGTGCCGCAGGTGCTGTTCGTGTGCGTACAGAACGCCGGCCGCTCCCAGCTCGCAGCCGCGCTGGTCAACCAGATGGCCGATGGCAAGGTCGTGGCCCGCTCTGCCGGATCACGACCGGCACCGGATGTCCACCCGCACGTTCGCTCGCTGCTCACCGAGATCGAGGGCGAGGACGCCGCTACTGAGCGGTTCCCCAAGCCGCTTACCGACGACGCGGTCCGCGCCGCCGATGTCGTCATCACCATGGGCTGCGGCGACGTATGCCCGATCATCCCCGGCGTCCGCTACGAGGACTGGGCAGTCGGCGACCCGGCCCTCGCCTCTGCCGAGGGCGTCGAAGCCATCCGCGATGACATCGCCGCCCGCGTCCGCATCCTGCTCGACTCCCTCACCACCCGCTAA
- the arsB gene encoding ACR3 family arsenite efflux transporter, which translates to MTATATAPTRATPKRLSALDRWLPLWIGLAMIAGLLLGRLVPAVSDVLAHLEVGGISVPIGLGLLVMMYPVLAKVRYDKIAAVTGDKRLLVSSLVLNWIIGPAVMFALAWLLLPDLPEYRTGLIIVGLARCIAMVVIWNDLACGDREATAVLVAINSIFQVVAFSLLGWFYLTVLPGWLGLDTQGLEVSVGQIALNVLVFLGVPLIAGFASRWIGEKRRGRDWYENRFLPRVGPWALYGLLFTIVLLFALQGEAITSSPFDVARIALPLLVYFALMWFVGLLLGKGLGLGYARSTTLAFTAAGNNFELAIAVAIGTFGAASGQALAGVVGPLIEVPVLVGLVYVSLWAARAWFHTDP; encoded by the coding sequence ATGACCGCGACCGCAACGGCACCCACACGCGCCACTCCGAAGCGCCTGTCCGCCCTCGACCGTTGGCTGCCGCTGTGGATCGGACTGGCGATGATCGCAGGCCTCCTACTCGGCCGTCTCGTCCCCGCCGTCTCCGATGTGCTCGCTCACCTGGAGGTGGGAGGCATCTCGGTACCGATCGGGCTGGGGCTGCTCGTGATGATGTACCCCGTGCTCGCAAAGGTCCGCTACGACAAGATCGCGGCCGTCACGGGCGACAAGCGCCTCCTAGTCTCATCCTTGGTGCTGAACTGGATCATCGGCCCGGCGGTCATGTTCGCCCTCGCCTGGCTGTTACTGCCTGATCTGCCGGAGTACCGCACGGGGCTCATCATCGTGGGACTGGCCCGCTGCATCGCGATGGTCGTGATCTGGAACGACCTGGCCTGTGGCGACCGAGAGGCCACCGCCGTGCTGGTCGCGATCAACTCCATCTTCCAGGTCGTCGCGTTCTCGCTGCTCGGCTGGTTCTATCTCACTGTACTGCCCGGCTGGCTCGGCCTCGATACCCAAGGTCTGGAAGTGTCAGTCGGGCAGATCGCGCTGAACGTCCTGGTCTTCCTCGGCGTCCCGCTCATCGCCGGGTTCGCCTCGCGGTGGATCGGCGAGAAGCGCCGGGGACGCGACTGGTACGAGAACCGATTCCTCCCCAGAGTGGGGCCGTGGGCGCTCTATGGGTTGCTGTTCACCATCGTGCTGCTCTTCGCGCTCCAAGGCGAAGCGATCACATCCAGTCCGTTCGATGTCGCCCGGATCGCCCTGCCGCTACTGGTCTACTTCGCGCTGATGTGGTTCGTCGGGCTCTTGCTCGGCAAGGGTCTCGGACTGGGCTATGCCCGCTCCACCACGCTGGCGTTCACGGCGGCGGGTAACAATTTCGAACTCGCCATCGCGGTCGCGATCGGCACCTTCGGCGCGGCATCTGGACAGGCCCTCGCGGGGGTCGTCGGCCCACTCATCGAAGTCCCCGTACTCGTCGGCCTCGTCTACGTCTCGCTGTGGGCCGCACGCGCCTGGTTCCACACCGACCCCTAA
- the trxA gene encoding thioredoxin: protein MSITPVTDATFVSEVLESELPVVVDIWAAWCGPCKAIAPILEHLAAEYAGRVKIVKIDADANPETVTTAGVTSIPTLSFYRDGERVDMLIGAHPKPSIAAKIDGLLA from the coding sequence ATGAGCATCACCCCCGTCACCGACGCCACGTTTGTCAGCGAAGTGCTCGAATCAGAGCTTCCGGTCGTAGTTGATATCTGGGCCGCGTGGTGCGGTCCATGCAAGGCCATCGCTCCGATCTTGGAGCACTTGGCCGCCGAGTATGCGGGCCGGGTCAAGATCGTCAAGATCGACGCGGACGCCAATCCCGAGACCGTGACCACAGCTGGTGTCACCTCGATCCCCACTCTTTCCTTCTACCGGGACGGCGAGCGGGTCGACATGCTGATCGGCGCGCACCCAAAGCCGTCCATCGCCGCGAAGATCGACGGACTCCTGGCATGA
- the trxB gene encoding thioredoxin-disulfide reductase → MSMQEVELVIVGSGPAGYTAAVYAARAGLAPVVLAGSVTAGGALMTTTEVENYPGFTDGIQGPELMEAMRAQAERFGARIIYDDATHVELTESTKVIETGSSGTFQVRAVILTMGSAYRKLGLPEEARLSGHGMSWCATCDGFFFRDREVAVIGGGDSAMEEALFLTRFAAKVTLVHRRGEFRASRIMAERALADPKIEVAWNSEVTAILGETNVTGLRLRDTITGTERVLDVSGIFVAIGHDPRSELVADQVSTDAEGYVIVAHPTTRTNVAGVFAAGDLVDHNYRQAITAAGTGCASAVDAQHYLSSLDLPTQIESATLEVSA, encoded by the coding sequence ATGTCGATGCAAGAGGTTGAGCTAGTGATCGTCGGGTCCGGTCCTGCCGGATACACCGCAGCGGTCTACGCCGCGCGAGCAGGCCTCGCGCCGGTCGTGCTCGCTGGATCAGTGACGGCAGGCGGAGCGCTGATGACGACCACAGAGGTTGAAAACTATCCCGGCTTCACCGACGGCATCCAAGGCCCCGAGCTGATGGAAGCGATGCGCGCTCAGGCAGAGCGCTTCGGTGCCCGCATCATCTACGACGACGCGACCCATGTCGAACTCACCGAATCCACGAAGGTCATCGAGACCGGCAGTAGCGGCACCTTCCAGGTGCGTGCCGTGATTCTGACGATGGGGTCCGCATATCGCAAGCTCGGTCTGCCCGAGGAAGCGCGATTGTCGGGACATGGCATGTCCTGGTGCGCGACCTGCGACGGCTTCTTCTTCCGTGACCGGGAAGTCGCGGTTATCGGCGGTGGCGATTCCGCGATGGAAGAAGCACTGTTCTTGACGCGCTTCGCTGCCAAGGTCACGCTCGTCCACCGGCGCGGCGAGTTCCGGGCGTCCCGGATCATGGCCGAGCGGGCATTGGCCGACCCCAAGATCGAGGTCGCATGGAACAGCGAGGTGACCGCGATCCTCGGCGAGACGAACGTCACCGGTCTGCGCCTGCGCGACACGATCACAGGCACCGAACGAGTGCTGGATGTGTCGGGCATTTTCGTCGCAATCGGGCACGACCCGCGCTCCGAGCTTGTCGCCGACCAGGTGTCCACCGACGCCGAGGGGTACGTCATCGTGGCCCATCCAACGACACGCACCAACGTGGCCGGCGTGTTCGCCGCCGGTGACCTGGTGGATCACAACTACCGGCAGGCGATCACGGCCGCCGGCACCGGCTGCGCCTCCGCCGTGGACGCGCAGCACTATCTGTCGAGTCTCGATCTGCCCACCCAGATCGAGAGTGCCACTCTGGAGGTTTCCGCATGA
- a CDS encoding metalloregulator ArsR/SmtB family transcription factor — protein MVQRLPIIDCTPQGAAALADEEAVRVAATFKALSDPVRVKLLHHISANCCSSVCACHMPDSLGISQPTLSYHLARLVKAGLISREMRHKWAHYHATPQGLATVRTFLAGLPDSDNCSADPSTTC, from the coding sequence ATGGTTCAGCGCCTCCCGATCATCGACTGCACCCCGCAGGGTGCGGCGGCGCTCGCCGACGAGGAGGCCGTGCGAGTCGCCGCCACCTTCAAGGCGCTCTCCGATCCGGTCCGAGTCAAGCTGCTGCATCACATCTCGGCGAACTGCTGCTCCAGCGTGTGCGCCTGTCACATGCCCGACAGTCTTGGCATCAGCCAGCCAACCCTCTCTTACCACCTGGCACGGCTGGTCAAGGCCGGGCTCATCAGCCGGGAGATGCGCCACAAGTGGGCCCACTACCACGCCACGCCGCAGGGCCTGGCGACCGTGCGAACATTCCTCGCTGGACTGCCGGACTCGGACAACTGCTCGGCCGACCCGTCGACCACCTGCTGA
- the arsD gene encoding arsenite efflux transporter metallochaperone ArsD, whose product MIQVFEGPLCCNTGVCGPDPDQALVDFTADLDWLTRQGVSVRRANLAQDPAAFADSAVARAFVRKVGASGLPLIVADDVTVATGRYPSRAELARIAGVEAPAENAATGCCGSTTAAPAAAECCGNEPAASSGCCGPTQPVTIRSGSQA is encoded by the coding sequence ATGATCCAGGTCTTCGAAGGCCCGCTGTGCTGCAACACCGGGGTGTGCGGCCCCGACCCCGACCAGGCGCTGGTCGACTTCACCGCCGACCTTGACTGGCTGACCCGGCAAGGCGTGTCGGTGCGCCGGGCGAACCTGGCCCAGGACCCCGCCGCGTTCGCTGACAGCGCCGTCGCGCGGGCGTTCGTGCGGAAGGTCGGCGCATCCGGCCTGCCACTGATCGTGGCCGACGACGTGACGGTCGCGACCGGCCGCTACCCATCCCGCGCAGAGCTTGCACGGATCGCCGGAGTCGAGGCGCCCGCCGAGAACGCGGCGACCGGATGCTGTGGCAGCACCACAGCCGCTCCGGCAGCGGCGGAGTGCTGCGGCAATGAGCCTGCGGCGTCGTCGGGATGCTGCGGCCCAACCCAGCCGGTGACCATCCGGTCCGGTTCTCAGGCATAG
- the arsA gene encoding arsenical pump-driving ATPase, which produces MIDLLDNPPRFMFLTGKGGVGKTSIACASAVELARRGNRVLLVSTDPASNVGQVFGQRVGYAITPISGVDGLDALEIDPEAAAEEYRQRALAPIRDFLSVKDLADVTEQLSGSCTTEIASFNEFTAFLAGNDIAQGYDHIVFDTAPTGHTVRLLKLPGEWTSFLEDGLGDASCLGPMAGLDKTRTTYADALTVLADPSVTRLGLVARPQTSSLAEASRTADELAEAGVHATHLVINGILPSEPNSDVLADAIRAEETAAIAAMPVNLAGLAIDRLPLHTRDVMGLDALTMLLSETPDHTPALVVSRANAPVDSSDSLAATIDQLAVKDHGLIMVVGKGGVGKTTMAAAIAVGLSDRGKDVLLTTTDPAAHLAWTVGEAASFEVSSIDPVQAVADYRRHVMETKGLSLDADGRANLAEDLRSPCTEEVAVFQAFAAAVEQSAHRFVVMDTAPTGHTLLLMDATGSYHREVVRNLPEQAGLTPLARLQDPDNTSVIVITLPETTPVLEATGLAADLTRANITTWGWIVNRSLTPTGTTSALLAERINAEQAPLREVQAQTGRVAVVPYRDTPPVGVNQLRQLSTASDRDAGHTVREQVRLRYAQAATAVRAGAHNADLLADSTCCSPTSCCGNPSADVGGFGAGLYDATEAAELPLEAIEASLGCGNPTTVAELCEGERVLDLGSGGGIDVLLSARRVGQSGFAYGVDMTDEMLDLASTNAANAGATNVEFLKGTIENVPLPDGAVDVVISNCVINLSTDKPAALAEMFRVLAPGGRIGISDVVAEDHLTPAERAERGSYVGCIAGALSKSEYLQGLAAAGFTDPTVEFTHQVADDMHSAIIRATKLVR; this is translated from the coding sequence ATGATCGACCTGCTAGACAACCCCCCGAGGTTCATGTTCCTGACCGGAAAGGGCGGTGTCGGGAAGACGAGCATCGCCTGCGCCAGTGCGGTCGAACTCGCCCGACGAGGAAACCGGGTTCTACTGGTCTCAACCGACCCGGCCTCGAACGTCGGTCAGGTTTTCGGCCAGCGGGTCGGGTACGCGATCACCCCGATCTCCGGCGTTGACGGGCTCGATGCGCTGGAGATCGACCCAGAGGCCGCCGCCGAGGAGTATCGCCAACGCGCCCTCGCCCCGATCCGGGACTTCCTCTCGGTCAAGGATCTCGCCGACGTCACCGAGCAGCTCTCTGGGTCTTGCACCACCGAGATCGCCTCGTTCAACGAGTTCACCGCCTTCCTGGCGGGCAACGACATCGCGCAAGGCTACGACCACATCGTCTTCGACACCGCCCCGACCGGTCACACCGTCCGGCTGCTCAAGCTCCCCGGCGAATGGACGTCCTTTCTCGAAGACGGGCTTGGCGATGCGTCCTGCCTCGGTCCGATGGCCGGCCTCGACAAGACGCGCACCACCTACGCCGACGCGCTCACCGTCCTGGCCGACCCGTCCGTGACGAGACTGGGCCTGGTTGCCCGTCCACAGACCTCATCGCTGGCCGAGGCGTCCCGCACCGCCGACGAACTCGCCGAGGCAGGCGTCCATGCCACCCACCTGGTTATCAACGGCATCCTCCCCAGCGAGCCCAACTCCGATGTCCTGGCCGACGCGATCCGCGCCGAGGAGACCGCCGCCATCGCCGCCATGCCCGTCAACCTCGCCGGGCTGGCGATCGACCGGCTCCCGCTGCACACCCGCGACGTGATGGGCCTCGACGCCCTCACCATGCTGCTGTCCGAGACCCCGGACCACACCCCGGCGTTAGTCGTATCGCGCGCCAACGCCCCCGTCGACTCGTCGGATTCTCTGGCCGCGACGATCGATCAGCTGGCGGTCAAGGACCACGGATTGATCATGGTGGTCGGGAAAGGCGGCGTCGGGAAGACTACGATGGCCGCCGCGATCGCCGTCGGTTTGTCCGACCGCGGCAAGGACGTGCTGCTGACCACCACCGACCCCGCCGCGCATCTCGCCTGGACGGTCGGCGAAGCGGCATCGTTCGAGGTGTCCAGCATCGATCCCGTCCAGGCAGTGGCCGACTACCGACGCCACGTCATGGAAACCAAGGGCCTGAGCCTGGATGCCGACGGTCGGGCCAACCTCGCCGAGGACCTGCGCTCGCCCTGCACCGAAGAGGTGGCCGTCTTCCAGGCCTTCGCCGCAGCCGTCGAGCAATCCGCCCACCGGTTCGTGGTCATGGACACCGCCCCCACCGGACACACCCTGCTCCTCATGGATGCCACCGGCTCCTACCACCGCGAAGTCGTCCGCAACCTGCCCGAGCAGGCCGGGCTCACGCCCCTGGCCCGGCTCCAGGACCCCGACAACACCAGCGTCATCGTCATCACACTGCCCGAGACGACCCCCGTCCTCGAAGCCACCGGCCTGGCCGCCGACCTCACGCGAGCCAACATCACCACCTGGGGATGGATCGTCAACCGCTCCCTCACCCCGACCGGCACCACCAGCGCCCTACTGGCCGAACGGATCAACGCCGAACAAGCACCCCTGCGAGAGGTCCAGGCGCAGACCGGCCGGGTCGCCGTCGTGCCCTACCGCGACACCCCTCCCGTAGGTGTGAACCAGCTCCGGCAGCTCTCCACTGCCTCGGACCGGGACGCCGGTCACACGGTTCGTGAGCAGGTACGCCTCCGCTACGCGCAAGCCGCAACGGCAGTCCGCGCCGGCGCTCACAACGCCGACCTGCTGGCGGACAGCACCTGCTGCTCACCCACTTCCTGCTGCGGCAATCCCAGCGCTGACGTCGGTGGCTTCGGGGCCGGGCTCTACGACGCGACGGAGGCTGCCGAGTTGCCCCTGGAGGCGATCGAGGCGAGTCTGGGATGTGGCAACCCAACCACGGTCGCAGAGCTGTGCGAGGGCGAGCGCGTTCTCGACCTCGGTTCCGGCGGCGGAATCGATGTCCTGCTGTCCGCACGCCGTGTCGGCCAGTCCGGATTCGCCTACGGCGTTGATATGACCGACGAAATGCTCGACCTGGCGAGCACCAACGCCGCGAACGCCGGAGCGACCAACGTCGAGTTCCTCAAAGGCACCATTGAAAATGTACCCCTACCCGACGGCGCAGTCGACGTCGTGATCTCCAACTGCGTCATCAACCTGTCCACAGACAAGCCGGCCGCCCTGGCGGAGATGTTCCGTGTGCTCGCTCCCGGCGGAAGAATCGGCATCTCCGATGTCGTCGCCGAAGACCATCTCACCCCGGCCGAACGAGCCGAGCGCGGTTCATACGTGGGGTGTATCGCCGGCGCGCTCTCCAAGAGTGAATACCTCCAGGGCCTCGCCGCAGCCGGATTCACCGACCCTACCGTCGAGTTCACCCACCAAGTCGCCGATGACATGCACTCAGCGATCATCCGCGCGACGAAGTTGGTGCGTTAG
- a CDS encoding AraC family transcriptional regulator yields the protein MEASSGEIDGAASGVVRWPVRVETGHYAHPVAPEVYDCVKFLLAREGSGTITGDWGERRFRVGDLMLVGSGLAIGGAPDGTATTSTIFADKDYVMDQVYWRYADVLQDRTAAETVMQRAFGTGTIMIRLNGPLAATFAARIDEIERAQTMREFHRMQAAFAEILHLLGQLLPWSPAPSLRTLTHGIAAMVARRSATRPARSEVLQVRNAIQCDLAHRWLVAEMAATAHLSVRQLQRVFAESLGVSPITFLGLLRTKEMARMLRDTEMTVGEMSRAVGWRSRSHARSVFAMSTGMTPERYRQMVRGRDHDA from the coding sequence ATGGAGGCAAGCAGCGGTGAGATCGACGGTGCAGCGAGCGGCGTGGTTCGGTGGCCGGTGCGCGTCGAGACCGGCCACTACGCGCACCCTGTAGCGCCGGAAGTATATGATTGTGTGAAGTTCCTGCTAGCCCGCGAGGGCTCAGGGACCATCACCGGTGACTGGGGCGAGCGTCGGTTCCGCGTGGGTGATCTGATGCTGGTGGGCTCGGGCTTGGCTATTGGTGGCGCACCGGACGGGACGGCAACGACCTCGACAATCTTTGCCGACAAAGACTACGTAATGGATCAGGTGTACTGGCGCTACGCCGATGTGTTGCAGGACCGGACGGCAGCCGAGACCGTGATGCAACGCGCGTTCGGAACGGGCACAATCATGATCCGTCTGAATGGCCCGCTGGCAGCCACCTTTGCCGCGAGAATCGATGAGATCGAGCGGGCGCAGACGATGAGAGAGTTCCATCGGATGCAGGCCGCCTTTGCCGAGATCTTGCATCTGCTCGGGCAGTTGTTGCCGTGGAGTCCGGCGCCGTCGCTACGAACCCTGACACACGGGATCGCGGCGATGGTAGCCCGTCGCAGCGCCACGCGACCCGCGCGCAGCGAGGTGCTACAGGTCCGCAACGCCATCCAGTGCGATCTGGCCCACCGTTGGCTCGTCGCGGAGATGGCCGCCACGGCACATCTATCGGTGCGGCAACTACAGCGAGTGTTCGCCGAGTCGCTGGGCGTGTCCCCGATCACCTTCCTGGGATTGTTGCGCACCAAGGAGATGGCCCGAATGCTTCGTGATACCGAGATGACAGTCGGCGAAATGAGCAGAGCCGTAGGTTGGCGCAGCCGGAGCCACGCTCGGTCGGTGTTCGCGATGTCAACGGGAATGACACCCGAAAGGTACCGGCAGATGGTGCGTGGTCGGGATCACGACGCGTAG
- a CDS encoding ArdC-like ssDNA-binding domain-containing protein, whose product MVTNDEGRAAREAKLEYLHDTLATTVEALVSAEDWVRALEFAARFRSRSFNNTLLIWVQHEAAFEAGRVPDPMPSYVAGYRQWQQLGRQVQKGQQGYMIFAPVTGRFASSNPADPSSWRRLGPREKHKVNEVVRTKMVGARPAYVWDVTQTEGDPIPEIPAPKLLDGEAPLGLWDGLAAQVEALGFEVVRVPDAGQIGGADGVTNYTTRQVSVRTDVTEVNQVATLIHELAHALMHDPKDEEARQHGGIREVEAESVALMIGAAHGMDTSGYTIPYVAGWASSVKDTEPAEVIKATGERVRKTALGILDQLDTFQIANGTPPGLTRATPASGASSRSVAPLREHRPAGAPALAGRGL is encoded by the coding sequence ATGGTGACCAACGACGAGGGGCGTGCCGCCCGCGAAGCAAAACTCGAATACCTCCACGACACACTCGCTACCACCGTGGAGGCGCTGGTCTCCGCCGAAGACTGGGTGCGGGCGTTGGAGTTCGCGGCGCGGTTCCGGTCGCGCTCGTTCAACAACACGCTGCTGATCTGGGTCCAGCACGAGGCCGCGTTCGAGGCCGGTCGGGTGCCCGACCCCATGCCCTCCTATGTGGCCGGGTATCGGCAGTGGCAGCAGCTCGGCCGTCAGGTGCAGAAGGGTCAGCAGGGCTACATGATCTTCGCCCCGGTCACTGGTCGCTTCGCTTCATCGAACCCGGCTGATCCGTCGTCGTGGCGCAGGTTGGGGCCGCGGGAGAAGCACAAGGTCAACGAGGTCGTTCGCACGAAAATGGTGGGCGCCCGGCCTGCTTACGTGTGGGATGTGACGCAGACCGAGGGCGATCCGATACCCGAGATTCCCGCGCCGAAGCTGCTGGATGGCGAAGCCCCGCTGGGGTTGTGGGACGGTCTGGCCGCGCAGGTCGAGGCGTTGGGGTTCGAGGTCGTGCGGGTGCCGGACGCCGGACAGATCGGCGGCGCGGACGGCGTGACCAACTACACGACGCGGCAGGTGTCGGTGCGCACCGACGTGACTGAGGTCAACCAGGTGGCCACGCTGATCCACGAGCTGGCGCATGCGCTGATGCACGACCCGAAGGACGAGGAGGCCCGCCAGCACGGCGGCATCCGTGAGGTGGAAGCCGAGAGCGTGGCTCTGATGATCGGTGCCGCACACGGCATGGACACCAGCGGTTACACGATCCCGTATGTCGCGGGGTGGGCGTCGTCGGTCAAGGACACCGAACCTGCGGAAGTCATCAAGGCCACCGGCGAGCGGGTACGGAAGACGGCGCTGGGCATTCTCGACCAGCTCGATACTTTCCAGATCGCCAACGGCACACCACCGGGCCTCACCCGCGCTACACCGGCATCGGGGGCGTCGTCGCGTTCGGTGGCACCGTTGCGCGAGCACCGGCCCGCAGGTGCGCCGGCATTGGCAGGCCGGGGGCTGTGA